One segment of Triticum aestivum cultivar Chinese Spring chromosome 2A, IWGSC CS RefSeq v2.1, whole genome shotgun sequence DNA contains the following:
- the LOC123188049 gene encoding uncharacterized protein: MTRRRRRRRARPASPPAALEDDDLLRKIFLLLPPQPSTLPRLSVVCKQWRDVVTDPQFLRGFRDQHRKPPLLGLVMGHTGSPYFRSDLDPPDHIPHERFFPRDIRSMNMDIFDCRHGRVVFFAQRLGEVVLFDPATGGRRCVVVPPVFHGKEIGVFNAAVICVSGDEGHVHGDCHTSPFQVVLIGIHDDNKRAFASVYSSETGTWGELISTAAIRYMCELNRPSTLVGDSVYWVFDGNEDGILKFDLDRHSLVNIEMPDFMYYNCSSSFKIMSTDDGSFGLAALEYQKFEMWEREVDCDGVAGWVLQKTFELNTILGLGPMGGCDNLMLGYDEDDRAIYVKTDIGVCIIQLETMQFRNLGKDNFTTTAYYPYKSFYTAVSDLAVCERTGDLFAPLANDYLLASWGVGAVGGNEAATSSETLPDGGTVGMSKHIDQGKDADPVPSRALKQTRIDVIFKKETETRSKLSKAWAKWFRSNGVPGNKADCPLFRSALKLTQQLGTRFIAPTGNEIDGANLDASDEELP, translated from the exons atgacccgccgccgccgccgccgccgtgcacgCCCCGCCTCGCCACCGGCGGCGCTGGAAGACGACGACCTCCTACGGAAGAttttcctcctcctcccacctcagCCGTCCACCCTTCCCCGCCTCTCCGTCGTCTGCAAGCAGTGGCGCGACGTCGTCACCGACCCCCAGTTCCTCCGCGGCTTCCGCGACCAACACAGGAAACCTCCCCTCCTCGGCCTCGTCATGGGCCACACCGGGTCCCCCTACTTCAGGTCCGATCTCGACCCTCCAGACCACATCCCGCACGAGCGCTTCTTCCCTCGAGACATCCGCAGCATGAACATGGACATATTCGACTGCCGCCATGGGCGCGTCGTCTTCTTCGCCCAACGGCTGGGCGAGGTCGTGCTGTTTGACCCCGCCACGGGAGGCCGCCGTTGTGTGGTCGTTCCACCAGTGTTTCACGGAAAGGAGATTGGCGTCTTCAACGCCGCTGTGATTTGTGTTTCCGGCGACGAAGGCCACGTGCACGGCGATTGCCACACCAGCCCATTTCAGGTGGTCTTGATAGGTATCCACGATGACAATAAACGAGCATTTGCCTCGGTCTACTCATCGGAGACCGGAACATGGGGCGAGCTCATCTCAACAGCAGCAATTCGGTATATGTGTGAACTGAACCGTCCCAGTACCCTTGTAGGGGATTCTGTTTATTGGGTGTTTGATGGCAATGAGGATGGCATACTCAAGTTTGATTTAGATAGGCATAGCCTAGTTAATATCGAGATGCCGGATTTCATGTATTATAACTGCTCGAGCAGCTTTAAGATCATGTCGACAGATGATGGCAGTTTTGGCCTTGCTGCCTTGGAATACCAAAAATTCGAAATGTGGGAGAGGGAAGTCGATTGTGATGGTGTTGCTGGATGGGTGCTGCAGAAGACCTTCGAACTGAACACGATCCTTGGTCTAGGGCCTATGGGAGGATGTGATAATCTCATGTTGGGGTACGATGAAGATGATCGTGCGATTTATGTAAAGACAGATATTGGTGTCTGCATCATTCAGCTTGAGACAATGCAGTTCAGAAATCTTGGCAAAGATAATTTCACGACCACCGCCTATTATCCGTACAAAAGTTTCTATACTGCAG TGAGTGACTTGGCAGTATGCGAGAGGACTGGtgacctctttgcacctcttgcaAATGATTACCTCCTTGCTTCATGGGGTGTAGGAGCAGTAGGAGGTAATGAAGCAGCTACCTCGAGTGAAACCTTACCGGATGGAG GTACGGTCGGCATGTCAAAGCACATAGATCAAGGAAAGGATGCAGATCCTGTGCCTAGCCGCGCACTAAAACAAACACGAATTGACGTGATATTCAAGAAGGAGACCGAGACAAGATCAAAGCTTAGCAAAGCTTGGGCAAAATGGTTTCGGAGCAATGGTGTTCCTGGAAATAAAGCAGACTGCCCACTCTTTCGTAGTGCCTTGAAGCTAACACAGCAGCTAGGTACCCGGTTCATTGCTCCTACAGGCAACGAAATAGACGGTGCAAATCTGGATGCCAGTGATGAAGAACTTCCGTAG
- the LOC123185033 gene encoding uncharacterized protein: MWIVRTSAMGYMVVAMLICFLCASGGLTSVDAYGRLQNNGTFLTSPRSTSFVLAGRNKYKGNNDYNHVAGWITRASSYGARVKIGIWGSQVQHHSQESGAAISISTDDQDKTFNMIEAGFHVLPELYNNNDVHFFIRWTKDDNKSTGCYNLECHGFVPASGAALVPGQAVAPPSTYGRDDRYITISLHTDPKTRDWVLYRDDLHKPAFLGHFPKELCPRLYGIAPGVALLGFVNYQDKDKGGPAMGSGHFPEEGQRKAAYFKNIKLFDSKANVYDPSGLVRLVTRPACYKVSDVLHAKKDGHMFYYGGPAGCMG, from the exons ATGTGGATTGTAAGAACTTCAG CAATGGGTTACATGGTGGTAGCCATGTTGATATGCTTTTTATGTGCATCCGGCGGTCTCACTTCAGTAGATGCATATGGACGCTTGCAAAACAATGGGACG TTTTTaacatcaccaagatcaacctcGTTTGTGTTAGCTGGGAGGAACAAATACAAAGGCAACAATGATTACAATCAT GTAGCTGGCTGGATCACGCGAGCAAGCAGCTACGGCGCTCGAGTTAAAATAGGTATATGGGgttcacaagtacaacatcattcCCAAGAATCCGGGGCAGCAATAAGTATCAGCACTGATGATCAAGATAAGACCTTCAATATGATCGAAGCTGGATTTCAT GTACTTCCTGAGTTATATAATAATAATGATGTCCACTTCTTTATACGATGGACG AAAGACGACAACAAATCAACGGGCTGTTACAATTTGGAATGCCATGGTTTTGTGCCTGCTAGTGGAGCTGCACTTGTTCCGGGTCAAGCTGTTGCTCCTCCCTCGACTTACGGCCGGGACGATCGCTACATAACAATTAGCCTGCATACA GATCCAAAAACGAGAGATTGGGTGTTGTATCGAGACGATTTGCATAAACCTGCATTTTTGGGCCATTTTCCAAAAGAGCTTTGTCCTAGACTGTATGGTATAGCCCCCGGAGTAGCATTGCTTGGATTTGTCAATTACCAGGATAAGGATAAAGGTGGTCCCGCAATGGGTAGCGGTCATTTTCCAGAAGAGGGCCAAAGGAAAGCAGCATACTTTAAGAATATCAAGCTCTTTGATTCCAAAGCTAATGTATATGATCCGAGTGGCTTGGTTAGACTTGTCACCAGGCCAGCATGTTACAAAGTAAGTGACGTTCTCCATGCTAAAAAGGATGGCCATATGTTTTACTATGGAGGTCCAGCTGGTTGTATGGGTTGA